Proteins encoded within one genomic window of Setaria italica strain Yugu1 chromosome IV, Setaria_italica_v2.0, whole genome shotgun sequence:
- the LOC106804281 gene encoding uncharacterized protein LOC106804281, protein MNVWFITKERSEGLHTSTEDSVYMSADNLFKRVMISVLAENLVNSYMQHPSSKALCDALEANFEVSDAGSELYIMEQFYDYKMIDDRPVVEQAHGIHAIAKDLDNLRCPLPDKFVVGGIIAKLPPLWRNFATTLKHKRQEFTIAGLIGTLDVEEKARAKDPHARGNEGGSSAHVHKGKAKVVFQHKTAQTTNFMKKKNTKGKCFVCGGSNYWTKDHKDKQQHRQKKSANVVIGDAEKGISGSKGLDPC, encoded by the exons ATGAACGTGTGGTTCATTACCAAGGAGCGTTCTGAGGGACTGCACACCTCCACAGAGGATAGTGTGTACATGTCTGCTGACAACTTGTTCAAAAGGGTTATGATCAGTGTTCTTGCTGAGAACTTGGTCAATTCATACATGCAGCATCCCTCTAGCAAGGCATTGTGTGATGCACTTGAGGCAAATTTCGAAGTATCCGATGCAGGCAGCGAATTGTACATCATGGAGCAGTTTTATGATTACAAGATGATCGATGACCGTCCTGTGGTTGAACAAGCTCATGGGATACATGCGATTGCCAAGGATCTTGATAACCTCAGGTGCCCGCTGCCAGATAAATTTGTGGTTGGTGGCATTATTGCCAAATTGCCTCCTTTGTGGAGAAATTTTGCTACTACTCTGAAACACAAGAGACAGGAGTTCACTATAGCCGGTCTAATCGgcactcttgatgttgaggaaaaGGCGAGAGCAAAGGATCCACATGCGCGTGGCAATGAGGGAGGTTCTAGCGCCCATGTGCATAAGGGCAAAGCGAAGGTTGTGTTTCAACACAAGACTGCTCAGACTACCAACtttatgaagaagaagaacaccAAGGGAAAATGCTTTGTGTGTGGTGGTTCTAACTATTGGACCAAGGACCACAAGGACAagcagcagcacaggcagaAGAAGTCTGCTAATGTTGTTATTGGCGATGCTGAGAAGGGAATATCAGG GTCAAAGGGATTGGATCCATGTTGA
- the LOC101757051 gene encoding probable long-chain-alcohol O-fatty-acyltransferase 4 has product MHHSVATVPLAVTAGMLYARAAAASTRPGPRRLIALVPVLALLVALPFSVPLYGARGLAAFFLVWLGEFKLLLLAFGRGPLDPALRPLPFAFTAALPVKLRQSRIQQADAAAAAARPVTETVALPLLSSGIKVAVMASVFRLLFRSKEAMHPYAASALYGVAMYCFLDSLLPCLAVTGRALGMEMEPQFDKPYLSSSLRDFWGRRWNLMVSAALRPAVYDPVRARLGAPAGVFAAFLVSGLMHKVLLYYVTFRAPTGQVTAFFTLHGTCVCAERWCARRWRRGCRAAPPRVVATPLVVAFVAGTAFWLFFPAIFGDGMDDLYLAENAALASSFLDASGRLLRLVGLGYSKYDRR; this is encoded by the coding sequence ATGCACCACTCCGTCGCCACCGTCCCTTTGGCGGTCACCGCGGGCATGCTctacgcgcgcgccgcggccgcctccacccgccCGGGCCCGCGCCGCCTCATCGCGCTCGTCCCGGTGCTCGCCCTTCTCGTCGCGCTCCCCTTCTCCGTCCCGCTCTACGGCGCTCGAGGCCTCGCCGCCTTCTTCCTGGTCTGGCTCGGCGAGttcaagctcctcctcctcgccttcggCCGCGGCCCGCTTGACCCGGCCCTCCGCCCTCTCCCGTTCGCGTTCACCGCCGCGCTCCCAGTCAAGCTCCGGCAGTCGCGGATACAACAAGcagacgccgctgccgccgcggccaggCCCGTCACGGAGACGGTCGCTCTGCCGCTCCTGTCGTCCGGCATCAAGGTCGCCGTCATGGCGTCCGTCTTCCGCCTCCTCTTCCGGTCCAAGGAAGCGATGCACCCCTACGCCGCTTCCGCCCTCTATGGCGTCGCCATGTACTGCTTCCTCGACTCCCTCCTGCCGTGCCTCGCCGTGACGGGGAGGGCGCTGGGCATGGAGATGGAGCCGCAGTTCGACAAGCCCTACCTCTCGTCCTCGCTCCGGGACTTCTGGGGTCGGCGGTGGAACCTCATGGTCTCCGCGGCGCTCCGCCCGGCCGTCTACGACCCCGTCCGGGCGCGCCtcggcgcccccgccggcgtGTTCGCCGCGTTCCTCGTGTCGGGCCTCATGCACAAGGTGTTGCTCTACTACGTCACCTTCCGGGCGCCCACGGGGCAGGTCACGGCGTTCTTCACGCTGCACGGCACGTGCGTGTGCGCCGAGCGGTGGTGcgcgcgccggtggcggcgcggctgcagggcggcgccgccgcgcgtggTGGCGACGCCGCTCGTCGTGGCGTTCGTGGCCGGCACGGCGTTCTGGCTCTTCTTCCCGGCTATCTTCGGCGACGGGATGGACGATCTCTATCTCGCCGAGAACGCTGCGCTCGCGTCATCCTTCCTTGATGCCAGTGGAAGGTTGCTACGGTTGGTCGGCCTGGGCTATTCGAAGTATGACCGTCGTTGA
- the LOC101775670 gene encoding putative anthocyanidin reductase: MADKQSNSGVRVCVTGGAGFIGSWLVKKLLEKGYTVHATLRNTGDEEKAGLLRRLVPGAAERLRLFDADLLDAATFAPAIAGCQYVFLLATPFGLEAAGSKYKSTAEAVVDAVRAILRQCEESGTVKRVIHTASVSAASPLKEKGSGAGYKDFISESCWTPLDVDYPLRSAHFDKYILSKLQSEQELLSYNAGESPAFEVVTLPLGLVAGDTVLGRVPETMESAVSPVSRNEAYFGLPRILQQLLGSVPLVHVDDVCDALVFCMQRRPSIAGRFLCAAAYPTIHDVARHYANKFPHLDILRETEAVARVQPEGDKLGELGFRYKYGMEEILDSSVACAARLGSLDAAKLNLQKG, translated from the exons ATGGCGGACAAGCAGAGTAACAGCGGAGTGCGGGTGTGTGTCACCGGAGGCGCCGGTTTCATCGGCTCATGGCTCGTGAAGAAGCTCCTCGAGAAAGGTTACACCGTCCACGCCACCCTGCGGAACACAG GAGACGAGGAGAAGGCAgggctgctgcggcggctggTCCCCGGCGCGGCGGAGCGGCTGCGGCTGTTCGACGCCGacctcctcgacgccgccacCTTCGCGCCGGCGATCGCCGGGTGCCAGtacgtcttcctcctcgccacGCCATTCGGGCTCGAAGCCGCCGGCTCCAAG TACAAGAGCACGGCGGAAGCGGTGGTGGACGCGGTGCGCGCCATCCTCCGGCAGTGCGAGGAGTCCGGGACGGTGAAGCGGGTGATCCACACCGCCTCCGTATCAGCCGCTTCGCCGCTGAAGGAGAAGGGCTCCGGCGCCGGGTACAAGGATTTCATCAGCGAATCCTGTTGGACTCCGCTCGACGTTGACTACCCTCTCCGAAGCGCACACTTCGAT AAGTACATACTGTCCAAGCTGCAGTCGGAGCAGGAACTCCTGAGCTACAACGCCGGGGAGAGCCCGGCGTTCGAGGTGGTGACCTTGCCCCTGGGCCTCGTCGCGGGCGACACGGTCCTCGGCCGCGTCCCGGAGACGATGGAGAGCGCCGTGTCGCCGGTGTCGCGCAACGAGGCGTACTTCGGGCTCCCGCGCATACTGCAGCAGCTCCTGGGCTCGGTGCCGCTGGTGCACGTCGACGACGTCTGCGACGCGCTCGTCTTCTGCATGCAGCGCCGCCCCTCCATCGCCGGCCGgttcctctgcgccgccgcctaccCGACCATCCACGACGTCGCCCGCCACTACGCCAACAAGTTCCCGCACCTCGACATCCTCAGAGA GACGGAGGCAGTGGCGAGGGTGCAACCTGAGGGGGACAAGTTGGGGGAGCTGGGTTTCAGGTACAAGTACGGCATGGAAGAGATCCTTGACAGCAGCGTCGCCTGCGCGGCGAGGCTGGGTTCTCTTGACGCGGCTAAGCTCAACCTGCAGAAAGGATGA